In one window of Oncorhynchus masou masou isolate Uvic2021 unplaced genomic scaffold, UVic_Omas_1.1 unplaced_scaffold_2091, whole genome shotgun sequence DNA:
- the LOC135532893 gene encoding calcineurin B homologous protein 1-like, translating into MGSRASTLLREEEIEEIKKETGFSHSQITRLYSRFTSLDKGENGTLSREDFQRIPELAINPLGDRIINAFFPEGEDQVNFRGFMRTLAHFRPIEDNEKNKDPTASEPLNSRTNKLLFAFQLYDLDRDDKISRDELLQVLRMMVGVNISDEQLGSIADRTIQEADQNGDNSISFNEFIKVLEKVDVEQKMSIRFLH; encoded by the exons ATGGGATCCAGAGCATCGACATtactgagagaagaggagattgaAGAAATCAAAAAGGAGACAGGCT TTTCCCACAGCCAGATCACCCGGCTCTACAGTCGCTTCACCAGCTTGGACAAAGGAGAGAACGGCACACTCAG TCGGGAAGATTTCCAACGGATCCCGGAGTTGGCCATCAATCCTCTGGGAGACAGAATCATCAATGCCTTCTTTCCCGAGGG gGAGGACCAGGTGAACTTCAGGGGCTTCATGAGAACCTTGGCTCACTTCCGACCTATAGAAGACAACGAGAAGAACAAGGACCCCACTGCCTCTGAACCTCTCAACAGCAGGACCAATAAGCTGCTCT TTGCTTTCCAGCTGTACGACCTGGACAGAGATGATAAGATCTCCCGTGACGAGCTGCTACAG GTTCTGAGGATGATGGTTGGTGTGAACATCTCTGACGAGCAGCTGGGCAGCATCGCTGATAGAACCATCCAGGAGGCCGACCAGAACGGAGACAACTCCATTTCCTTTAATGAGTTCATCAAG GTTCTGGAGAAGGTAGATGTTGAACAGAAGATGAGCATCCGCTTCCTGCACTGA